The following proteins are encoded in a genomic region of Methanofollis sp.:
- a CDS encoding adenosylhomocysteinase: MKTGQQKMDWARQYMPVLGSIRKEFEETKPLAGVTIGMALHVEAKTAVLVETLAAGGAEVYITGCNPLSTQDDVAEALGEVPGVHCYAKRACSNEEYYAAINKVLDAHPVITIDDGMDLIFELHTRRQELLANVIGGCEETTTGIHRLRSMAAEGALKFPVVAVNDTPMKRHFD, encoded by the coding sequence ATGAAGACCGGTCAGCAGAAGATGGACTGGGCACGGCAGTACATGCCGGTGCTCGGCAGCATCAGAAAGGAATTCGAGGAGACGAAGCCCCTCGCGGGCGTGACCATCGGGATGGCCCTCCATGTGGAGGCAAAGACCGCCGTCCTTGTCGAGACCCTGGCGGCAGGCGGGGCCGAGGTGTACATCACCGGCTGCAACCCCCTCTCCACCCAGGACGACGTGGCCGAGGCCCTCGGCGAGGTGCCGGGCGTGCACTGCTATGCGAAGCGGGCGTGCTCGAATGAAGAGTACTACGCGGCGATCAACAAGGTCCTCGACGCGCACCCGGTGATCACCATCGACGACGGCATGGACCTCATCTTCGAGCTCCACACTCGCAGGCAGGAACTTCTCGCGAACGTGATCGGCGGCTGCGAAGAGACGACGACCGGCATCCACCGCCTCCGCTCGATGGCGGCCGAAGGCGCGCTGAAGTTCCCGGTGGTCGCGGTGAACGACACCCCGATGAAACGCCACTTCGAC
- the hisF gene encoding imidazole glycerol phosphate synthase subunit HisF — MALTKRIIPCLDIKNGRVVKGTHFEGLRDAGDPVELAARYNEQGADEVVFLDITASKEGRGTIIPVIERAADELFLPLTVGGGIRTLDDITRILRAGADKVSINTSAVDDPTLITRAAERFGTQCVVVAIDVRANPAMKDGATPITLADGRTVWYEVVTMGGSHPTGIDAIRWAKEVEERGAGEILLTSMETDGTKNGFDIPVTRAVSESVGIPVIASGGVGTLEHFRDGFAIGKADACLAASVFHYGEMTVSQVKEYLAGQGIQVRL, encoded by the coding sequence ATGGCACTCACCAAACGGATCATCCCCTGCCTGGACATCAAGAACGGCAGAGTGGTGAAGGGGACGCACTTCGAGGGACTCCGCGACGCCGGCGACCCGGTCGAACTTGCGGCGCGCTACAACGAGCAGGGAGCGGACGAGGTGGTCTTCCTGGACATCACGGCCTCGAAGGAAGGGCGGGGCACGATCATCCCGGTCATCGAGCGTGCCGCCGACGAACTCTTCCTCCCCCTCACCGTCGGGGGCGGGATCAGGACACTCGACGACATCACCAGGATCCTCAGGGCCGGCGCGGACAAGGTCTCCATCAACACGAGCGCGGTGGACGACCCCACCCTGATCACCAGGGCCGCGGAGCGCTTCGGCACCCAGTGCGTCGTCGTCGCCATCGACGTGCGGGCCAACCCGGCGATGAAGGACGGCGCCACTCCCATTACCCTCGCCGACGGCCGGACCGTCTGGTATGAGGTGGTGACCATGGGCGGGTCGCACCCGACAGGCATTGACGCGATTCGGTGGGCAAAAGAGGTTGAGGAAAGGGGCGCCGGCGAGATCCTGCTCACGAGCATGGAGACTGACGGCACGAAAAACGGGTTCGATATCCCGGTCACCCGCGCCGTCTCTGAGAGTGTCGGCATCCCGGTCATCGCCAGCGGCGGCGTCGGGACGCTGGAGCATTTCAGGGACGGCTTCGCCATTGGAAAAGCGGACGCCTGCCTTGCGGCAAGCGTCTTCCACTATGGCGAGATGACCGTCAGCCAGGTCAAGGAGTACCTGGCCGGGCAGGGTATCCAGGTACGGCTCTGA